From Burkholderia sp. WP9, a single genomic window includes:
- a CDS encoding PqiC family protein, with protein sequence MTLLQSYSLRAFVRVAAAISLAALAACGSPPSRFYTLDAGGGLPTADRTASPAVLIDMRPVTVPSALARSQFVVQVNATQVKVLEHDRWASPLPDEIRTAVLAMVTRQSGALDVHGMARTDEVPLYRISVQVQRFETWPGSHVLIEAVWSIQPSNGQETMTCHSIASQPVSAGYDAIADGHRQALQRISTQIARGLRELGMTSALHGSRQAVTRPASCPLMAYAEAGIGVTRRP encoded by the coding sequence GTGACTCTGCTTCAGTCTTATTCGCTGCGCGCTTTCGTTCGTGTGGCGGCGGCAATCAGTCTCGCTGCTCTGGCGGCGTGTGGTTCTCCGCCGAGCCGGTTCTACACGCTCGACGCCGGCGGCGGTTTGCCCACGGCGGATCGCACGGCAAGCCCCGCCGTTCTGATCGATATGCGGCCCGTTACAGTGCCTTCCGCGCTGGCGAGGAGCCAATTTGTCGTTCAGGTGAATGCCACTCAGGTCAAGGTGCTGGAGCACGATCGCTGGGCGTCGCCGCTGCCGGATGAAATCCGCACCGCAGTGCTGGCAATGGTGACCCGGCAGTCGGGTGCGCTCGACGTGCACGGGATGGCGCGCACGGACGAGGTTCCGCTGTACCGCATTTCGGTGCAAGTGCAGCGCTTTGAGACGTGGCCTGGGTCGCACGTACTGATTGAAGCTGTATGGAGCATACAGCCGTCAAATGGTCAGGAAACGATGACCTGCCACAGCATAGCCAGCCAGCCGGTCTCAGCTGGCTATGATGCGATCGCAGATGGGCATCGGCAGGCGTTGCAACGAATCTCTACGCAGATTGCGCGGGGCCTCCGCGAGCTTGGCATGACATCAGCATTGCACGGGAGCCGGCAAGCGGTGACACGCCCGGCATCCTGCCCGTTGATGGCCTATGCTGAAGCGGGGATCGGGGTGACCCGACGCCCCTGA
- a CDS encoding TetR/AcrR family transcriptional regulator, with the protein MANSLNRPAPKRAGRVTRVSAASDSPAPVPEEREPRGARRKRETRARLLDAALRLMSDKGMEGVAINEITEAADVGFGSFYNHFESKEAIYATLVDNVFEEFGDMLDRLTGGLSDPAEVISVSMRHTLMRARRDPVWGRFLIREGFSAHILSRGLGQRLLRDIGNGIAAKRFVVADPFIGFLSVGGTVLAAIAAELNFVAPGAPAAALLDELGFSGEHFAERTAATLLQTLGLKRAEAEKISTRALPLIEAEVEAE; encoded by the coding sequence ATGGCGAACTCTTTGAACCGGCCTGCACCTAAGCGCGCCGGCCGTGTGACCCGCGTTTCCGCGGCTTCCGATTCCCCGGCTCCAGTTCCCGAGGAGCGCGAACCGCGCGGAGCGCGCCGCAAACGTGAGACGCGCGCGCGCCTCCTCGACGCAGCGCTCAGGCTCATGTCGGACAAGGGCATGGAGGGCGTTGCAATCAACGAAATCACCGAGGCCGCCGACGTGGGCTTCGGTTCGTTCTACAACCACTTCGAGTCGAAAGAAGCCATCTACGCGACGCTCGTCGACAACGTGTTCGAGGAGTTCGGCGACATGCTCGATCGCCTCACCGGCGGCCTGTCCGATCCGGCGGAAGTGATCTCCGTCTCCATGCGCCACACCTTGATGCGAGCGCGGCGCGATCCCGTCTGGGGACGTTTCCTGATACGCGAAGGTTTTTCGGCGCACATCCTGAGCCGTGGGTTGGGCCAGCGGCTATTGCGGGACATTGGAAATGGCATCGCCGCCAAGCGCTTCGTGGTCGCTGACCCCTTCATCGGCTTTCTTTCGGTGGGTGGTACGGTGCTTGCCGCAATCGCAGCCGAGTTGAATTTCGTCGCGCCTGGCGCGCCGGCGGCAGCGCTGCTCGACGAACTCGGCTTCAGCGGGGAACACTTTGCCGAGCGTACGGCAGCAACGCTTTTGCAAACACTCGGGCTCAAGCGCGCGGAGGCTGAGAAGATTTCGACGCGGGCGTTGCCGCTCATCGAAGCGGAAGTCGAGGCGGAATAA
- a CDS encoding fumarylacetoacetate hydrolase family protein, with protein MALHVLHYRHHGRPQWGVVVNGAITPIPGDFKTTAEFIEANPVERLFMLSGPTIPESEVQWLSPVTANQQFICQGANYRQHMIESGLDPDVKKFNMIFTKATSCIVPADSPVVKPKEVRFLDYEIELGLVLRRDINSREMVSDANLHDYIAGVVIVNDYSARDIQIPQMQFYKGKSYRTFGPVGPYLCLLEEQDIPKLKEFVLTLMVNGTVRQSDSTAGLVYGPAETLTELSAVHDLHAGDLLATGTPSGCALSIPSPEKQRAAAQLPEAEKWRLFLKMQEDRPQYLQAGDLVEAHIVSSDGSINLGVQRNFVVDEAA; from the coding sequence ATGGCACTTCACGTTCTGCATTACAGGCATCATGGCCGTCCCCAATGGGGCGTCGTCGTCAACGGCGCGATCACGCCGATTCCGGGCGACTTCAAGACGACCGCTGAGTTTATCGAAGCCAATCCGGTCGAGCGGCTGTTCATGCTGAGCGGTCCCACGATTCCCGAATCGGAAGTGCAGTGGTTGTCGCCCGTGACAGCCAATCAGCAATTCATCTGTCAAGGCGCGAATTACCGCCAGCATATGATCGAGTCCGGACTGGATCCGGATGTGAAGAAATTCAACATGATCTTCACGAAAGCAACAAGCTGCATTGTCCCAGCCGACTCACCCGTGGTTAAACCGAAAGAGGTGCGGTTCCTCGACTACGAGATCGAACTCGGGCTCGTGCTCAGACGCGACATCAACTCGCGCGAAATGGTCTCTGACGCAAACCTGCATGACTATATAGCCGGCGTCGTGATCGTCAACGACTACTCCGCGCGCGACATCCAGATTCCTCAGATGCAGTTCTACAAGGGCAAGAGCTATCGCACGTTCGGCCCGGTGGGTCCTTACCTTTGCTTGCTGGAGGAACAGGATATTCCAAAGCTGAAAGAGTTCGTGCTGACGCTCATGGTGAACGGAACGGTCCGGCAGAGCGATTCCACGGCGGGCCTTGTCTATGGTCCGGCCGAGACGCTAACCGAGCTTTCCGCCGTTCACGACCTGCACGCCGGCGACCTGCTCGCCACCGGCACACCTTCGGGCTGTGCGCTGAGCATTCCGTCGCCCGAAAAGCAGCGCGCCGCAGCGCAACTGCCCGAAGCAGAAAAGTGGCGTCTTTTTCTGAAGATGCAGGAGGACAGGCCGCAGTACCTGCAGGCGGGGGATCTCGTGGAGGCGCATATCGTCAGCAGCGACGGTTCCATCAATCTGGGCGTGCAGCGTAACTTCGTTGTTGACGAGGCAGCATGA
- a CDS encoding OmpW family outer membrane protein — protein MENCKRAFRSVGIAACICLAGLIGNANAQSAGSVTLSTGWLHIAPQGDATPLTVESVGGVAVNRQLTGSGAHASSTNTVGITTEYYVTDSIGVAVLFGLPLKVNLIGDGTLQKYGNLGSTRPMPPAIELRYHLFSAESKFRPFAALGVNYTWFTQVRTTNSQFVTDSVGPGGSAHATLSSSWNPVFEIGANYAITKHWSVGTTVNYMPVKTNLVLYGQTATGTQIVSRSTLRLDPLSVFVNVAYTF, from the coding sequence ATGGAAAATTGCAAACGAGCCTTCAGATCGGTCGGTATCGCAGCATGCATCTGCTTGGCCGGCTTGATCGGCAACGCCAATGCGCAGTCGGCCGGAAGCGTGACACTGTCGACAGGATGGCTTCACATTGCACCGCAGGGTGATGCAACACCGCTGACCGTGGAAAGCGTCGGCGGCGTAGCGGTGAATCGCCAGTTGACCGGCAGCGGGGCGCATGCCAGTTCAACCAATACGGTGGGCATCACCACCGAGTACTACGTCACGGACAGCATCGGTGTCGCAGTGTTGTTCGGACTGCCATTGAAGGTAAATCTGATTGGCGACGGCACGCTGCAGAAGTATGGCAACCTGGGTTCCACGAGACCGATGCCGCCCGCGATCGAGCTTCGATACCACCTTTTCTCAGCCGAATCGAAATTCCGCCCATTCGCCGCATTAGGCGTGAACTACACGTGGTTCACCCAGGTTCGGACGACCAATAGCCAGTTCGTGACCGATAGCGTGGGTCCAGGCGGTTCGGCACACGCCACGCTCAGTTCATCGTGGAATCCGGTGTTCGAAATCGGGGCAAATTACGCGATTACGAAGCACTGGTCCGTCGGAACCACTGTCAACTATATGCCGGTGAAAACTAATCTGGTGTTGTACGGACAGACAGCGACTGGAACGCAGATCGTGTCCAGATCGACGCTTCGGCTCGATCCCCTTAGCGTCTTCGTGAACGTCGCCTATACGTTTTAA
- a CDS encoding acyl-CoA synthetase, protein MTGVANMDDVQAIETQARLADLPSSTYEMICRGAAINPSAPALSFFATADEYRNGECWTYGQLVRDITRTANLFSRLGVQRDSVVAYVLPNLPETHFVIWGGEAAGIVCAINPLLEGEAIGDLLNASGASVLVTLAPFPGVDLWQKVQTVLHTVSSLKHLVLVNLADRMPREKRSAARTLQRDESSRLHGRGGIHSAVPSHICVHDFGTAIASEDGDVLSSVVEIGVEDVSSLFCTGGTTGLPKIAIRRHGNEVANAWSAGQFLGESVGPGKTIFCGLPLFHVNAVLVTGLLAFSRGAHVVLGTPQGYRGDGVVNRFWEIVEHYRINFFSGVPTLYGSLLDVPVGAHDISSLEYGLCGAAPMPVELLRTFQNRTGVRILEGYGLTEGTCVSSVNPPLGERRAGSIGLRLPGQAMKAVVVDENGRYVRDCVADEVGQLIISGPNVFAGYMRTDQNSGIWMEGGDSAHWLNTGDLGRSDPDGYFWLTGRKKELIIRGGHNIDPAAIEEPLHRHPAVQIAAAIGRPDMHAGELPVAYVQLKPGTTATEAELAEFLRREINERAALPKGIRIVDAIPLTGVGKIFKPALKRREMTDAMRSALAEAGVEDATVSLIDDTSRGVSLHVELSDPTLEVLATSVLGRFPFAFSISVSARD, encoded by the coding sequence ATGACAGGCGTCGCGAACATGGACGATGTCCAGGCTATCGAAACGCAGGCGCGGTTGGCGGACCTGCCGTCGAGTACCTACGAGATGATCTGTCGGGGCGCCGCCATCAATCCATCGGCACCCGCGCTCTCGTTCTTTGCAACGGCCGACGAGTACCGGAACGGCGAGTGCTGGACCTATGGCCAACTGGTGCGCGACATCACGCGAACCGCGAACCTGTTTTCGCGGCTGGGAGTACAGCGCGACTCAGTTGTCGCCTATGTACTGCCCAACCTTCCGGAGACGCACTTTGTGATCTGGGGCGGCGAGGCGGCGGGGATCGTGTGCGCGATCAACCCGCTGCTTGAAGGGGAGGCCATCGGCGACCTGCTTAATGCTTCGGGCGCCAGTGTGCTCGTCACACTGGCACCGTTTCCTGGGGTCGATCTCTGGCAAAAAGTGCAAACCGTGCTGCATACAGTGTCTTCCCTCAAGCATCTTGTGCTCGTCAATCTGGCCGACCGGATGCCGCGCGAAAAGCGTTCCGCGGCCCGAACGCTGCAGCGTGATGAGTCTTCAAGATTGCATGGACGTGGCGGCATTCATAGTGCCGTTCCTTCGCATATTTGCGTTCACGATTTCGGCACCGCGATAGCCAGTGAAGACGGCGATGTGCTCAGCAGCGTGGTTGAAATCGGTGTCGAGGATGTATCGTCGTTGTTCTGCACGGGCGGCACCACCGGACTGCCGAAGATTGCGATTCGACGGCACGGCAACGAGGTGGCCAATGCGTGGAGTGCGGGGCAATTCCTTGGCGAAAGCGTTGGTCCGGGGAAAACGATTTTTTGCGGATTGCCGCTCTTCCACGTCAATGCCGTGCTGGTGACGGGTCTGCTGGCGTTCTCGCGTGGTGCCCACGTCGTGCTCGGTACTCCGCAAGGCTATCGAGGCGACGGCGTTGTAAATCGTTTCTGGGAAATTGTCGAGCATTACCGCATCAACTTCTTTAGCGGGGTCCCGACACTTTATGGGTCTCTGCTGGACGTTCCCGTTGGCGCGCACGATATCAGTTCGCTCGAGTATGGACTGTGTGGCGCCGCCCCCATGCCGGTGGAACTGCTTCGCACGTTCCAGAATCGTACCGGCGTAAGAATCCTTGAAGGCTACGGCCTCACGGAAGGCACCTGCGTCAGCAGCGTCAACCCTCCGCTTGGCGAGCGCAGGGCCGGTTCGATTGGGCTTCGTTTGCCCGGTCAGGCAATGAAGGCAGTCGTGGTCGACGAAAACGGCCGCTACGTACGGGATTGCGTGGCGGATGAGGTCGGCCAACTGATTATCTCCGGGCCAAACGTGTTCGCTGGCTATATGCGAACGGACCAGAACAGTGGCATCTGGATGGAAGGCGGTGACAGCGCGCACTGGCTCAACACCGGCGATCTCGGACGCTCCGATCCCGACGGGTACTTCTGGCTCACCGGCCGGAAGAAAGAACTGATTATCCGAGGGGGGCACAACATCGACCCGGCGGCGATCGAAGAACCACTGCATCGTCATCCCGCGGTACAGATCGCAGCAGCGATAGGGCGCCCGGACATGCACGCCGGCGAATTGCCGGTTGCCTATGTCCAGTTGAAGCCTGGCACCACCGCAACCGAAGCCGAATTGGCCGAGTTCCTGCGCCGCGAGATAAACGAACGTGCCGCACTGCCAAAGGGCATACGGATCGTGGATGCGATACCTCTGACGGGCGTTGGCAAGATATTCAAGCCCGCACTGAAGCGCCGTGAAATGACGGACGCGATGCGGTCGGCCCTCGCGGAAGCGGGCGTCGAGGACGCAACCGTTAGTCTGATTGATGACACCTCACGCGGGGTTTCACTGCACGTCGAACTTTCAGACCCGACGTTGGAAGTATTGGCGACTTCCGTGCTGGGGCGTTTTCCGTTCGCATTTTCGATCTCGGTCTCCGCACGGGATTAG
- a CDS encoding molybdopterin-dependent oxidoreductase codes for MKRQVLKTILFALPKLLELTARRFPAYRERLKQRDLVVSIGLMDGSINRLIEFKNGHIRSRAGNHRRSDVRMAFKDVATALKFFSPKPDQGEIIHAAKNFKVVTEGEDELLVWVMQTLSMMQTIGLPMGTRMRDGTRRYTTCTNGGPLFVYVNRGRVVRVTPIDLDSTDAPSWVIEARGRRFSPPRRGLVAPHALTLKSLVYSDKRILHPMKRVDFDPDGERNPQNRGKSGYVRISWEEALDIVAKEINRQKRVHGPGSITFPLSSHHQWGNVGYYLSALTRFANLIGFTRVAANPDSWEGWYWGAMHHFGNSMRIGVPSGYGGVEDCLKEADMIVFWSCDPESTNGAYAGFEGTPRRLWAKELGIEFVHIDPHCNPTAQLLGGRWIPVRPQTDAALATAIMYVWAVENLYDKDYVATRTTGFDEWKAYLLGETDGVARTPEWQESETGVPAKDVRALARRWGNRKVHLAVGMTGAGFGGAGRGATGAQWARCMIMMMAMQGWGKPGVNFGCLEAGVPHDLHFYFPGYADGGISGDLAWTANAVNNYQRMPHILTMNPVKQMVPRQQLPDAIVNGHATGYLWDGMSQEAQFAPFTYPMPGYSPIHMIYRYGGSAFSTVTNSGRWADAYRHSSIEFVVNQSIWMEGEAQFADIILPACTSLERWDIGEWSNSGGYAHHGYSTVNHRIMTLQHKCIEPLGESRSDYDIFTAILTRLGLGAVFTEGCSELDWVKRVFDSSDLPDHISWRQFCRKGYFVVPPEKPELRHPVDMRWFAEGRRKDLQEPHPLPSQFAEKFGSGLQTPSGKLEFVPELLKRHTADNPERPALNRYIPSWEGMRSELADRYPLQLIATHSRYSFHTHCDGKNSSVNSIDDHRALIGGHRFWLLRLSVADAVLRGIAHRDLVKVYNNRGAVICAADVSPLVNAGVVKSYEASAEFRLIEIDGERVEIGGCMNMLTPDRSQTAGTSSMSPNSCLVQVEKWKSAEAFMLGRAA; via the coding sequence ATGAAACGACAGGTCCTCAAGACCATTCTTTTTGCGTTGCCCAAGCTCCTTGAGTTGACGGCACGCCGGTTTCCCGCCTATCGTGAACGCCTGAAGCAGCGCGATCTGGTCGTTTCGATCGGGCTCATGGACGGAAGTATCAATCGGCTCATCGAGTTCAAGAATGGCCACATTCGGTCGCGTGCCGGCAATCATCGGCGCTCCGACGTGCGCATGGCTTTCAAGGATGTCGCCACCGCGCTGAAGTTCTTTTCCCCCAAGCCGGACCAGGGCGAGATTATCCACGCCGCCAAGAACTTCAAAGTGGTGACCGAAGGCGAGGACGAACTGCTGGTTTGGGTCATGCAAACCCTGAGCATGATGCAGACCATCGGTTTGCCGATGGGCACGCGGATGCGCGACGGTACGCGCCGCTACACCACGTGCACAAACGGCGGCCCGCTGTTCGTCTACGTCAACCGTGGCCGCGTCGTCCGGGTCACGCCCATCGATCTCGACAGCACCGACGCGCCGAGTTGGGTAATCGAAGCGCGTGGACGCCGCTTCAGTCCGCCACGGCGTGGACTGGTCGCGCCCCACGCGTTGACGCTCAAGTCGCTCGTCTATTCGGACAAGCGCATCCTTCATCCCATGAAGCGAGTCGACTTCGATCCTGACGGCGAACGCAATCCGCAAAACCGCGGCAAGTCCGGCTATGTACGTATCAGTTGGGAGGAGGCGCTGGACATTGTCGCCAAAGAAATCAACCGGCAGAAGCGCGTTCATGGACCAGGTTCGATTACGTTCCCGCTGTCGTCCCACCACCAGTGGGGGAACGTGGGCTATTACCTCAGCGCGCTGACGCGTTTTGCCAACCTGATCGGTTTCACCCGGGTCGCCGCGAACCCCGACAGCTGGGAAGGCTGGTACTGGGGCGCGATGCATCATTTCGGCAATTCGATGCGGATCGGCGTTCCATCCGGCTATGGCGGTGTCGAGGATTGCCTGAAGGAAGCTGACATGATCGTCTTCTGGTCCTGCGATCCCGAAAGCACCAATGGCGCCTATGCGGGATTCGAGGGAACGCCGCGACGCCTCTGGGCCAAGGAACTCGGCATTGAGTTCGTGCATATCGACCCGCACTGCAATCCCACCGCGCAATTACTCGGCGGGCGATGGATTCCGGTCCGACCGCAAACCGACGCCGCACTCGCTACCGCCATCATGTACGTGTGGGCCGTGGAAAACCTGTACGACAAGGATTACGTCGCTACCCGCACGACCGGGTTTGACGAGTGGAAAGCCTACCTTCTCGGCGAAACCGACGGCGTTGCCAGAACGCCCGAGTGGCAGGAAAGCGAGACCGGCGTGCCCGCCAAGGACGTCCGCGCGCTTGCGCGCCGCTGGGGGAACAGGAAGGTCCATCTGGCTGTCGGGATGACCGGTGCGGGATTCGGTGGTGCGGGCCGAGGCGCGACGGGAGCCCAATGGGCACGCTGCATGATCATGATGATGGCGATGCAGGGCTGGGGTAAGCCGGGCGTGAATTTCGGCTGCCTTGAAGCGGGTGTTCCTCACGACCTCCATTTCTATTTCCCCGGCTACGCTGACGGCGGCATTTCCGGCGACCTGGCGTGGACCGCCAACGCGGTGAACAATTACCAGCGCATGCCGCATATCCTGACCATGAATCCCGTCAAGCAGATGGTGCCGCGGCAGCAACTTCCCGATGCCATCGTCAACGGTCATGCCACAGGCTACCTGTGGGACGGCATGTCGCAGGAAGCCCAGTTCGCGCCGTTTACCTATCCCATGCCCGGGTATTCGCCGATCCACATGATCTACCGTTACGGCGGATCCGCCTTCAGCACGGTGACGAATTCCGGACGCTGGGCCGACGCCTACCGACACTCGAGTATCGAGTTCGTGGTCAATCAGTCCATCTGGATGGAGGGTGAGGCTCAGTTTGCCGACATCATCCTGCCTGCCTGCACTTCTCTGGAGCGCTGGGACATCGGGGAATGGTCGAATTCCGGCGGCTACGCACATCATGGCTACAGCACGGTCAATCATCGCATCATGACGCTCCAGCACAAGTGCATCGAGCCTTTGGGCGAGTCGCGTTCCGACTACGACATCTTCACCGCGATCCTGACCCGGTTGGGCCTGGGCGCCGTGTTCACCGAGGGCTGCAGTGAGCTTGACTGGGTCAAGCGCGTCTTCGACTCGTCGGATCTGCCGGATCATATTTCGTGGCGCCAGTTCTGCCGCAAGGGTTATTTTGTCGTGCCACCCGAGAAGCCCGAATTGCGCCATCCGGTGGACATGCGTTGGTTCGCGGAGGGCCGGCGCAAAGACCTGCAGGAACCCCACCCGTTGCCGTCGCAGTTCGCCGAAAAATTCGGCTCGGGTCTGCAAACGCCCAGCGGCAAACTGGAGTTCGTACCCGAGTTGCTCAAGCGGCACACGGCAGACAATCCCGAACGGCCGGCGCTCAATCGCTACATTCCGTCGTGGGAGGGAATGCGTTCCGAACTCGCCGACCGGTATCCACTCCAGTTGATTGCCACGCACAGTCGTTACAGCTTCCATACCCATTGCGACGGCAAAAATTCCTCGGTGAACAGCATTGATGACCATCGCGCGCTGATCGGCGGCCACCGCTTCTGGCTGCTCAGGCTGAGTGTGGCGGACGCGGTGCTGCGAGGCATCGCCCATCGCGATCTGGTCAAGGTTTACAACAACAGGGGCGCTGTGATCTGTGCCGCCGACGTCTCGCCGCTGGTCAACGCGGGCGTTGTCAAGTC